In the Arachis ipaensis cultivar K30076 chromosome B10, Araip1.1, whole genome shotgun sequence genome, one interval contains:
- the LOC107623575 gene encoding vacuolar protein sorting-associated protein 51 homolog, translated as MSTGTDSAKHASPDDINSNSFDPDHYMNLMVHKSNLEGLLQCHVKLAAEIKNLDTDLQMLVYENYNKFINATDTIKRMKSNISGMETNME; from the exons ATGTCCACCGGCACCGACTCCGCCAAGCACGCCTCACCCGACGATATCAACTCCAACTCCTTCGATCCCGATCACTACATGAACCTCATG GTTCACAAGTCCAATTTGGAAGGGCTGCTTCAGTGCCACGTCAAGCTGGCTGCTGAAATTAAGAATCTTGACACTGACTTGCAAATGCTGGTTTACGAGAACTATAACAAGTTCATCAATGCTACTGATACTATAAAGAG GATGAAAAGTAACATTTCCGGGATGGAGACAAACATGGAGTAG
- the LOC107620022 gene encoding pathogenesis-related protein PRB1-3-like, which translates to MVANEVEPPEEYLRGHNTARAMVGVPPLKWDVKLKKKAQELVNEYLEICWGKPPPSKSPIYGENLMWKYASAEHVTAAKAVAWWVTQKKYYDHKSNSCIGGNCEEYTQVVWRETTHVGCANAKCPDTPGVVAKCTVTICLYNPKGNLQGHRPF; encoded by the coding sequence ATGGTAGCTAATGAGGTTGAGCCTCCAGAAGAGTATTTGAGAGGCCACAACACTGCACGAGCAATGGTTGGGGTTCCTCCGCTGAAGTGGGAtgtgaaactaaaaaaaaaagctcAAGAGTTGGTGAATGAATACCTGGAAATCTGCTGGGGAAAACCACCGCCATCCAAGTCCCCTATCTACGGTGAGAATCTGATGTGGAAGTATGCATCCGCTGAACACGTTACAGCAGCAAAAGCGGTAGCGTGGTGGGTGACACAGAAAAAGTACTACGACCATAAATCCAACTCGTGTATTGGTGGTAACTGTGAAGAATACACTCAAGTTGTTTGGAGAGAAACTACTCATGTTGGATGCGCTAATGCTAAATGCCCAGATACACCAGGCGTCGTTGCCAAATGCACCGTTACTATTTGTCTTTATAATCCTAAAGGAAACCTTCAAGGTCATCGTCCTTTCTAG